A window of Streptomyces gilvosporeus contains these coding sequences:
- a CDS encoding TetR/AcrR family transcriptional regulator: MPTPFRRVPVQQRSARRLARILDACAELLDETGYEELSTRAVAGRAGVPIGSVYRFFPNKRAMAEALARRNLDAYADLITARLAAPDAVVGWRAAMDVVIDEYLAMKRTVPGFALVEFTVPAPPADRRANHDVADRLLALLAAPLGLDAADERLRTAFLVGVETADALLQLAFRTDPGGDTAIVTECKELLRAYLARYLD; encoded by the coding sequence TTGCCGACCCCGTTCCGACGCGTCCCCGTCCAGCAGCGCAGCGCCCGGCGCCTGGCCCGTATCCTCGACGCCTGCGCCGAACTCCTCGACGAGACCGGCTACGAGGAGCTCAGCACCCGCGCCGTGGCCGGCCGCGCCGGCGTCCCCATCGGCTCGGTCTACCGCTTCTTCCCCAACAAGCGCGCCATGGCCGAGGCGCTCGCCCGGCGCAATCTCGACGCCTACGCGGACCTGATCACCGCCCGCCTCGCGGCCCCGGACGCGGTGGTGGGCTGGCGGGCCGCCATGGATGTGGTGATCGACGAATATCTCGCCATGAAGCGCACGGTGCCCGGCTTCGCCCTGGTGGAGTTCACCGTCCCCGCCCCGCCCGCGGACCGCCGCGCCAACCACGACGTCGCCGACCGGCTGCTGGCCCTGCTCGCCGCCCCGCTCGGACTGGACGCCGCCGACGAGCGGCTGCGCACCGCCTTCCTCGTCGGCGTCGAGACCGCAGACGCGCTGCTCCAGCTCGCCTTCCGGACGGATCCCGGCGGCGATACGGCGATCGTGACCGAGTGCAAGGAGCTGCTGCGGGCCTATCTGGCGCGGTATCTGGACTAG
- a CDS encoding IS607 family transposase — MNLTEWARTQGVHPQTAYRWFREGTLPVPAQRVGQRTILVNIETRTAPEVVDGLGLYARVSSHDQKSDLERQVARLSEWAAKAGHRVVRVEAEIAAGTNGCCSKARRLLADPAVTCVVVERKDRLGRMNVDLVEAALSATGRRVLVLDDGEVEDDLVSDMVEVLTSFCARLYGRRSAKMRAKAALEAAERGRPAPD; from the coding sequence GTGAATTTGACGGAATGGGCGAGGACACAGGGCGTGCATCCGCAGACCGCGTATCGCTGGTTCCGTGAGGGGACGTTGCCGGTACCGGCTCAGCGGGTCGGGCAGCGCACGATCTTGGTGAACATTGAGACCAGAACCGCTCCGGAAGTGGTGGACGGCCTGGGTCTGTACGCCCGCGTCTCCTCGCACGATCAGAAGTCTGATCTGGAACGCCAGGTCGCTCGGCTGTCGGAGTGGGCTGCGAAGGCCGGTCACCGAGTCGTTCGTGTTGAGGCGGAGATCGCTGCCGGCACGAACGGCTGCTGTTCCAAGGCCCGGCGTCTGCTGGCCGACCCGGCGGTGACCTGCGTGGTGGTGGAGCGCAAAGACCGGCTCGGTCGGATGAACGTCGATCTTGTCGAGGCTGCCTTGTCCGCGACAGGCCGTCGCGTGCTGGTGCTGGACGACGGCGAGGTCGAGGACGACCTGGTAAGCGACATGGTCGAGGTGCTGACCTCGTTCTGCGCCCGCCTGTACGGGCGCCGCTCGGCGAAGATGCGGGCGAAGGCCGCACTGGAGGCAGCCGAACGTGGCCGACCTGCGCCCGATTGA
- a CDS encoding MFS transporter — MTDTAVAGVRAAARLDRLPPSRWHRRLTLTVGIGAFFDLYEIFLGGVLAAVLAAQWHLGDVAKSAVIAAGFLGMFVGANVLSVLADRFGRRRMFLVNLGGYAACSLACALAPDLRALLVLRFLSGLGLGAELVLVDTYLAEFLPRAVRGRYIALAYTFGFTGVPVAALLGARLVAGHQLLGVDGWRWLLVAGALGAAFIQLMRRQLPESPRWLTVHGREEEAARIVRGIEERVAHETGRTLPSVPEAETVPERRVPLGEMFRGDFRRRTVMWWLFQVLQTVGYYGFGSLAPVVLTAKGHTVTESLLYAALSYCGYPIGSALSVPIVDRIERRTLIIAAALGIAVCGLAFGFADAAWAIVTFGFLLTVCSNVFSNAFHVYQTEIFPTGLRSSAIGIAYSLSRLTSVVLPFVALTLLDRLGPAVVFTGSAVLMVLLCLDVALLGPRTTGRSLERI; from the coding sequence ATGACCGACACCGCCGTGGCGGGAGTCCGGGCCGCGGCGCGGCTGGACCGGCTGCCGCCGTCCCGCTGGCACCGCCGGCTCACCCTCACCGTCGGGATCGGCGCCTTCTTCGACCTCTACGAGATCTTCCTGGGCGGGGTGCTGGCCGCGGTCCTCGCCGCACAGTGGCACCTGGGGGACGTCGCCAAGTCCGCGGTGATCGCCGCCGGGTTCCTGGGCATGTTCGTCGGCGCCAACGTCCTGTCGGTACTGGCCGACCGGTTCGGGCGGCGCCGGATGTTCCTGGTCAATCTGGGCGGCTATGCGGCCTGTTCGCTGGCCTGTGCGCTCGCCCCCGACCTGCGGGCGCTGCTCGTGCTGCGGTTCCTGAGCGGGCTCGGCCTCGGCGCCGAACTCGTCCTCGTCGACACCTACCTCGCCGAGTTCCTGCCCCGGGCGGTGCGCGGCCGCTATATCGCCCTGGCGTACACCTTCGGCTTCACCGGGGTGCCGGTCGCCGCGCTGCTGGGCGCGCGGCTGGTGGCCGGGCACCAGCTGCTGGGCGTCGACGGCTGGCGCTGGCTGCTGGTCGCGGGCGCGCTGGGCGCCGCCTTCATCCAGCTCATGCGGCGCCAACTGCCCGAATCGCCACGGTGGTTGACGGTCCATGGCCGCGAGGAGGAGGCCGCCCGGATCGTGCGCGGGATCGAGGAACGGGTGGCCCACGAGACCGGCCGGACGCTCCCGTCCGTACCGGAGGCCGAGACCGTCCCCGAGCGCCGGGTGCCGCTGGGCGAGATGTTCCGCGGCGACTTCCGGCGGCGCACCGTGATGTGGTGGCTCTTCCAGGTGCTCCAGACCGTCGGCTACTACGGCTTCGGGTCGCTGGCGCCGGTGGTGCTGACGGCGAAGGGCCACACCGTCACCGAGTCGCTGCTGTACGCGGCCCTGAGCTACTGCGGCTATCCGATCGGCTCCGCGTTGTCCGTCCCGATCGTCGACCGGATCGAGCGCCGTACGCTGATCATCGCCGCCGCGCTCGGCATCGCCGTCTGCGGTCTCGCCTTCGGCTTCGCCGACGCCGCCTGGGCGATCGTCACCTTCGGCTTCCTGCTGACGGTGTGCAGCAACGTCTTCTCCAACGCCTTCCACGTCTACCAGACCGAAATCTTCCCCACCGGCCTGCGCAGCAGCGCCATCGGCATCGCCTACTCACTGTCCCGGCTGACGTCCGTGGTGCTGCCGTTCGTGGCGCTGACGCTGCTGGACCGGCTGGGCCCGGCCGTGGTGTTCACCGGGTCGGCGGTGCTGATGGTGCTGCTGTGCCTGGATGTGGCGCTGCTGGGGCCGCGCACCACGGGACGGAGCCTGGAGCGCATCTGA
- the hmgA gene encoding homogentisate 1,2-dioxygenase, with protein sequence MTGTGDEQAGKGAEGPAYLCGFGNEHSSEAVPGALPVGRNSPQRAPLGLYAEQLSGSAFTEPRAHNRRSWLYRIRPSAAHPPFVRAEQGALRSAPFTDCVPDPNRLRWNPLPEPDGPTDFLSGLWTLGGNGDATQRTGMAVHLYRANASMTDRVFSDADGELLIVPERGGLLLRTEFGLLRAEPGQVALIPRGVRFRVELLDAGPDGRGPTARGYVCENYGRPFQLPDLGPIGANGLANPRDFLAPVAAYEDVEGPVEVVNKFCGTLWKATYDHSPLDVVAWHGNHVPYVYDLRRFNVIGTISYDHPDPSIFTVLTAPSDTPGLAGVDFVVFAPRWLVGEDTFRPPYFHRNVMTEYMGLIEGAYDAKAEGFVPGGGSLHNMMSAHGPDRETFDRASAAELRPQKVDDGLAFMFETRWPLTLTAQARDADHLQRAYDDVWQGLQRHFRP encoded by the coding sequence ATGACGGGTACGGGCGACGAGCAGGCCGGGAAGGGCGCCGAGGGACCGGCGTACCTCTGCGGCTTCGGCAACGAGCACAGCTCGGAGGCCGTCCCCGGCGCCCTGCCGGTGGGCCGCAACTCCCCGCAGCGCGCCCCGCTGGGCCTGTACGCCGAGCAGCTGAGCGGCTCGGCGTTCACCGAACCGCGCGCCCACAACCGCCGCTCCTGGCTCTACCGCATCCGCCCCTCGGCCGCGCATCCGCCGTTCGTCCGCGCCGAGCAGGGCGCGCTGCGCTCGGCACCGTTCACCGACTGCGTCCCCGACCCCAACCGGCTGCGCTGGAACCCGCTGCCCGAGCCCGACGGCCCCACCGACTTCCTCTCCGGCCTGTGGACGCTGGGCGGCAACGGCGACGCCACCCAGCGCACCGGCATGGCCGTCCACCTCTACCGCGCCAACGCCTCCATGACCGACCGGGTGTTCAGCGACGCGGACGGCGAGCTGCTGATCGTGCCCGAGCGCGGCGGGCTGCTGCTGCGGACCGAATTCGGCCTGCTGCGCGCCGAACCGGGCCAGGTGGCGCTGATCCCGCGCGGGGTGCGCTTCCGCGTCGAGCTGCTGGACGCCGGCCCCGACGGTCGGGGCCCGACGGCCCGCGGCTATGTCTGCGAGAACTACGGCCGGCCCTTCCAGCTCCCCGACCTCGGCCCGATCGGCGCCAACGGGCTGGCGAACCCGCGGGACTTCCTCGCCCCGGTCGCGGCCTACGAGGACGTCGAGGGCCCCGTCGAGGTGGTCAACAAGTTCTGCGGCACCCTGTGGAAGGCCACCTACGACCACTCCCCGCTGGACGTCGTCGCCTGGCACGGCAACCACGTCCCGTACGTCTACGACCTGCGCCGCTTCAACGTCATCGGGACCATCAGCTACGACCACCCCGACCCGTCGATCTTCACCGTCCTGACCGCCCCCTCCGACACCCCGGGCCTGGCCGGCGTGGACTTCGTGGTGTTCGCACCGCGCTGGCTGGTGGGCGAGGACACGTTCCGGCCGCCCTATTTCCACCGCAATGTGATGACCGAGTACATGGGCCTGATCGAGGGCGCCTACGACGCGAAGGCCGAAGGCTTCGTCCCCGGCGGCGGCTCGCTGCACAACATGATGTCGGCGCACGGCCCGGACCGGGAGACCTTCGACCGGGCCAGCGCCGCCGAACTGCGGCCGCAGAAGGTCGACGACGGCCTGGCCTTCATGTTCGAGACCCGCTGGCCGCTGACGCTCACCGCCCAGGCCCGCGACGCCGACCATCTCCAGCGCGCCTACGACGACGTATGGCAGGGTCTCCAGCGCCACTTCCGCCCGTGA
- a CDS encoding GntR family transcriptional regulator, with translation MTTFAPDSLALNRKLPLWYQVSQSLRASILGRAPDAPLRLPTEDALAAHYGVSVLTMRQALKELETEGLISRHRRRGTFIEPGAQRGAPVRLLGSVDAIVAQQSGMRTELLEHGPVPVPSGLAEHFPGLAEVAGFRRLRSDEETGEPTNHARNYVRPDVADRIDPADLERWPMTKVLRDAVGVRIGRITDTVEARLADPETAALLQVPLLSPILHYTGLTCDEDGRVVDIAVIHYRGDRFSFTVTLDAH, from the coding sequence GTGACCACCTTCGCCCCCGACTCGCTCGCCCTGAACCGCAAGCTGCCGCTGTGGTACCAGGTCTCGCAGTCGCTGCGCGCCTCCATACTGGGCCGCGCGCCCGACGCACCGCTGCGACTGCCCACCGAGGATGCCCTCGCCGCGCACTACGGCGTGAGCGTGCTGACCATGCGCCAGGCCCTGAAGGAGCTGGAGACGGAGGGGCTGATCAGCCGGCACCGGCGGCGCGGGACGTTCATCGAGCCGGGGGCGCAGCGCGGTGCGCCGGTGCGGCTGCTGGGTTCGGTCGATGCGATCGTGGCCCAGCAGTCCGGGATGCGCACCGAGCTGCTGGAGCACGGGCCGGTGCCCGTACCGTCCGGCCTGGCCGAGCACTTCCCGGGGCTGGCGGAGGTCGCCGGGTTCCGGCGGCTGCGCAGCGACGAGGAGACGGGCGAGCCGACCAACCACGCGCGCAACTACGTCCGGCCCGATGTGGCCGACCGGATCGATCCGGCGGACCTGGAGCGCTGGCCGATGACCAAGGTGCTGCGGGACGCGGTGGGCGTGCGGATCGGGCGGATCACCGACACCGTCGAGGCGCGGCTGGCGGATCCGGAGACCGCGGCGCTGCTCCAGGTGCCGCTGCTCAGCCCGATCCTCCACTACACGGGCCTGACCTGCGACGAGGACGGCCGGGTGGTCGATATCGCGGTGATCCACTACCGCGGCGACCGGTTCTCGTTCACCGTCACGCTGGATGCGCACTGA
- a CDS encoding AfsR/SARP family transcriptional regulator, producing the protein MNPPLLRIRLLGGFRLERDGGAPLAERWPRPGARTVVKLLALAPGRQLHREQIMAVCWPHAELPAALRSLRVALHTARHALEPELPARGASSYLLGDGALLRLAPEAVWIDTEHAVALARRALAEGGGPGLTAALAALAGELLPEDPYARWAEPLRERLERLRGEVREALARAAPAPGQDAPRPEADAAAVRLDWARDLDRAGRYAQAVGVLREALAAYRRQGLGDAAALAAARLAEALSRSPGADAEEALAVLRAHPPGSAAPDEVRAAHHMARSAVLSYTGRYEEGLVAARAAQRAAEAARGPGLPVLLARSLAQQTVCLGLSGRTAAAAGPAERALAPAEESEDPAVVATVLSVLRETARRAGRYRQALGYGRRALALAEQAGRPTATAFERANLAELHLLLGEAAEAERLARSAVELAAPFGGTALAFALVALARVRTVPAPDDAARLLDRAERCAETGGHLQALDEVRAARAALAGAGGATGV; encoded by the coding sequence ATGAATCCCCCACTGCTGCGTATCCGTCTCCTCGGCGGCTTCCGGCTGGAACGCGACGGTGGCGCGCCACTCGCGGAGCGCTGGCCGCGCCCCGGCGCGCGGACCGTGGTCAAGCTGCTCGCCCTCGCACCCGGCCGTCAGCTGCACCGCGAGCAGATCATGGCCGTGTGCTGGCCGCACGCCGAACTCCCGGCCGCGCTGCGCAGTCTGCGGGTCGCCCTGCACACGGCCCGGCATGCGCTGGAGCCGGAGCTGCCGGCGCGCGGCGCCTCGTCGTATCTGCTCGGCGACGGCGCACTGCTGCGGCTGGCGCCGGAGGCGGTGTGGATCGACACCGAGCACGCCGTGGCGCTGGCCCGACGGGCGCTGGCCGAAGGCGGCGGTCCCGGGCTGACGGCCGCGCTGGCGGCGCTGGCGGGCGAGTTACTGCCGGAGGACCCGTACGCGCGCTGGGCCGAACCGCTCCGGGAGCGGCTGGAGCGGCTGCGCGGCGAGGTGCGCGAGGCGCTCGCCCGGGCGGCGCCCGCGCCCGGCCAGGACGCGCCCCGGCCGGAGGCGGATGCGGCCGCGGTACGGCTGGACTGGGCACGGGACCTGGACCGTGCGGGACGGTATGCCCAGGCCGTCGGGGTGCTGCGGGAGGCGCTGGCCGCGTACCGGCGCCAGGGGCTGGGCGACGCCGCCGCGCTGGCCGCCGCCCGACTGGCGGAGGCGCTCTCGCGCAGCCCCGGTGCGGACGCCGAGGAGGCGCTCGCCGTGCTGCGCGCCCATCCGCCGGGGTCCGCGGCGCCCGACGAGGTGCGGGCGGCGCACCATATGGCGCGCTCCGCGGTGCTCTCGTACACGGGCCGGTACGAGGAGGGGCTGGTTGCCGCGCGGGCCGCGCAGCGGGCGGCCGAGGCGGCCCGGGGGCCCGGCCTGCCTGTGCTGCTGGCCCGCTCGCTGGCCCAGCAGACGGTGTGTCTGGGGCTGTCGGGCCGTACCGCCGCCGCGGCCGGGCCCGCCGAGCGCGCGCTGGCTCCGGCCGAGGAGTCGGAGGACCCGGCGGTGGTGGCGACCGTCCTGTCCGTGCTGCGCGAGACGGCCCGCCGCGCGGGCCGGTACCGGCAGGCGCTCGGGTACGGGCGGCGCGCCCTGGCCCTGGCCGAACAGGCCGGGCGGCCCACCGCCACCGCCTTCGAGCGCGCCAATCTGGCCGAACTGCATCTGCTGCTGGGCGAAGCGGCGGAGGCCGAACGGCTGGCCCGGTCCGCGGTCGAACTGGCCGCCCCCTTCGGCGGCACCGCCCTGGCCTTCGCCCTGGTCGCCCTGGCCCGGGTCCGTACCGTCCCCGCCCCGGACGACGCCGCCCGCCTCCTGGACCGCGCCGAGCGCTGCGCGGAGACGGGCGGCCATCTCCAGGCGCTGGACGAGGTCCGCGCGGCTAGGGCGGCGCTGGCCGGGGCCGGTGGGGCGACCGGGGTCTGA
- a CDS encoding IS200/IS605 family element transposase accessory protein TnpB, which yields MADLRPIDPSFVALGPSGVAIRTRLKAITAADEKVLRLVGDHLGTLAGRDLKARCAAGLEHDSDQWAERKRTLTQEASSRWAGSITKATHDQWALARRAQLAHIHNLEAGVRTIAHRLSLPVGEKGSKRAPGGYRTKQERFAKSRRLHLLQDRLIAEQADREAGRVRVTRGGKRLLGSRHHLKAANLTEAEWCERWEAKRRFLQADGESGKRYGNETIRVTPAGEVSIKLPSPLAHLANASRGRYVLTGTVVFHHRGDEWADRVTGNRALAYRIHEDVQRGRWYLTASWSIPPVKTVPPQAARTSGLIGVDTNADHLAAWRLDPHGNPCGEPRRFFFDLSGTADHRDAQVRHALIRLLHWAAQHQLAIGIEDLDFSAEKTREKHGRRKRFRKLISGMPVSKLRARLVSMATELGLTIVAVDPAYTSKWGAQHWQKPLTSNNRKTTRHDAAAVAIGRRALGHPIRRRMAPPPHDQSDRAGHRTVQARPDVLVREEPRPSVPGQRTRSVCPDVRAKAGDQCAQHRSGHAAEHGSWQQDSLPLSL from the coding sequence GTGGCCGACCTGCGCCCGATTGATCCGTCGTTTGTTGCTCTCGGGCCGTCCGGTGTCGCGATCCGTACCCGGCTCAAGGCGATCACGGCCGCGGACGAGAAGGTGCTCAGGCTGGTAGGTGACCACTTGGGGACGCTGGCCGGGCGTGACCTCAAGGCCCGCTGTGCAGCCGGTCTGGAGCACGACAGCGACCAGTGGGCGGAGCGGAAGCGCACCCTGACGCAAGAGGCGTCGTCCCGCTGGGCCGGGAGCATCACGAAGGCCACCCACGACCAGTGGGCACTGGCTCGCCGCGCCCAACTCGCGCACATCCACAATCTCGAAGCTGGTGTCCGTACCATTGCGCACCGCCTGTCCCTCCCGGTCGGGGAGAAAGGCTCCAAACGGGCGCCGGGCGGATACCGCACCAAGCAGGAGCGGTTCGCCAAGTCCCGCCGCCTGCACCTGCTTCAGGACAGGCTGATCGCTGAGCAGGCGGACCGTGAGGCCGGGCGCGTCCGGGTAACACGCGGCGGTAAACGTCTGCTCGGCAGCCGGCACCATCTCAAGGCCGCGAACCTGACCGAGGCCGAATGGTGTGAGCGCTGGGAGGCCAAGCGCCGGTTTCTTCAGGCGGACGGCGAGTCCGGCAAGCGGTATGGGAACGAGACGATCCGCGTCACCCCTGCCGGGGAGGTCAGCATCAAGCTGCCCTCCCCGCTGGCCCACCTGGCCAACGCCTCACGTGGCCGCTACGTCCTTACTGGCACCGTGGTATTCCACCATCGGGGCGACGAATGGGCCGACCGCGTCACCGGCAACCGGGCCCTCGCCTACCGCATCCACGAAGACGTGCAGCGCGGGCGCTGGTACCTGACCGCCTCCTGGTCCATCCCACCGGTCAAGACCGTGCCGCCGCAGGCGGCCCGCACGAGCGGGCTGATCGGCGTGGACACCAACGCCGACCACCTGGCCGCCTGGCGGCTCGACCCACACGGCAACCCGTGTGGTGAGCCCCGAAGATTCTTCTTCGACTTGTCCGGCACCGCCGATCACCGCGACGCGCAGGTCCGGCACGCCCTCATCCGGCTGCTGCACTGGGCAGCCCAGCACCAGCTCGCCATCGGCATCGAGGACCTGGACTTCAGCGCGGAGAAAACCAGGGAGAAGCACGGCCGCCGCAAGCGGTTCCGCAAGCTGATCTCCGGCATGCCCGTGAGCAAGCTGCGCGCCCGGCTCGTCAGCATGGCCACCGAACTCGGCTTAACGATCGTCGCTGTCGACCCGGCCTATACCTCGAAGTGGGGCGCCCAGCACTGGCAGAAACCCCTCACCAGCAACAACCGCAAAACCACCCGCCACGACGCGGCCGCCGTGGCGATCGGCAGGCGCGCCCTGGGGCACCCGATCCGGCGACGGATGGCACCGCCCCCGCACGACCAGAGCGATCGTGCGGGGCATCGGACCGTCCAGGCCCGACCGGACGTCTTGGTGCGCGAGGAACCCCGCCCCTCCGTCCCCGGACAACGGACGCGATCCGTCTGCCCGGACGTGAGAGCGAAAGCGGGGGACCAGTGTGCCCAACACCGTTCGGGGCACGCGGCTGAGCATGGGTCCTGGCAACAGGACTCACTCCCGCTCAGTCTCTAG
- a CDS encoding aldehyde dehydrogenase family protein — translation MTAHDGMYIDGAWRPAATAATIEVRNPADERVIATVPAGTAEDIDAAVRAARAALPAWRATAPAERAARLTALRDRLAARADEIAATITAELGCPAAFSTRVQTALPIAVTGSYAELAASYAFEEKLGNSTVLHEPVGVVGAITPWNYPLHQITNKVAPALAAGCTVVLKPAEDTPLTARLFAECVDAAGIPAGVFNLVTGLGTVAGQALAEHEGVDLVSFTGSTAVGRKIGAVAGGAVKRVALELGGKSANVILPGADLAKAVGVNVADVIRNSGQSCNALTRMLVHADQYDEAVALAAQGFAACAPGDPTAQETRLGPVVNARQRDRVRGFIAQGVKEGARLVTGGDDAPEGLGTGYYVRPTVFADVTPDMTIAQEEIFGPVLSVLKYEDEDEAVRIANGTVYGLAGAVWAADEQTAVAFARRLDTGQVDINGGRFNLLAPFGGYKQSGVGRELGPHGLTEYLQTKSLQF, via the coding sequence ATGACGGCACACGACGGGATGTACATCGACGGAGCCTGGCGGCCCGCCGCCACCGCCGCCACCATCGAGGTGCGCAACCCCGCCGACGAACGGGTGATCGCGACCGTACCGGCCGGCACCGCCGAGGACATCGACGCCGCCGTGCGCGCCGCCCGCGCCGCACTGCCCGCCTGGCGCGCCACCGCCCCCGCCGAGCGCGCCGCCCGGCTGACCGCGCTGCGCGACCGCCTCGCCGCCCGCGCCGACGAGATCGCCGCCACCATCACCGCCGAACTGGGCTGCCCGGCGGCCTTCAGCACCCGGGTCCAGACCGCCCTGCCGATCGCGGTGACCGGTTCGTACGCCGAACTGGCCGCCTCGTACGCCTTCGAGGAGAAGCTCGGCAACTCCACCGTGCTGCACGAGCCGGTCGGCGTGGTCGGCGCGATCACCCCCTGGAACTACCCCCTCCACCAGATCACCAACAAGGTCGCCCCGGCGCTCGCCGCCGGCTGCACCGTCGTACTCAAGCCCGCCGAGGACACCCCGCTCACCGCCCGGCTGTTCGCCGAGTGCGTGGACGCGGCGGGCATCCCGGCCGGCGTCTTCAACCTCGTCACCGGGCTCGGCACCGTCGCCGGCCAGGCGCTCGCCGAGCACGAGGGCGTCGACCTGGTCTCCTTCACCGGCTCCACGGCCGTCGGCCGGAAGATCGGCGCGGTCGCGGGCGGCGCCGTCAAGCGGGTGGCCCTCGAACTGGGCGGCAAGTCCGCCAACGTCATCCTGCCCGGCGCCGACCTGGCCAAGGCCGTCGGCGTCAATGTCGCCGACGTCATCCGCAACTCCGGCCAGTCCTGCAACGCGCTGACCCGGATGCTCGTCCACGCCGACCAGTACGACGAGGCGGTCGCCCTCGCCGCGCAGGGGTTCGCCGCCTGCGCCCCCGGCGACCCCACGGCGCAGGAGACCCGGCTGGGCCCGGTCGTCAACGCCAGGCAGCGCGACCGCGTCCGCGGCTTCATCGCCCAGGGCGTCAAGGAGGGCGCGCGCCTGGTGACCGGCGGCGACGACGCCCCCGAGGGCCTCGGCACCGGCTACTACGTCCGCCCGACCGTCTTCGCCGACGTCACCCCCGACATGACCATCGCCCAGGAGGAGATCTTCGGCCCGGTCCTGTCGGTCCTGAAGTACGAGGACGAGGACGAGGCCGTACGGATCGCCAACGGCACCGTCTACGGGCTCGCCGGCGCCGTCTGGGCCGCCGACGAGCAGACCGCAGTGGCCTTCGCCCGCCGCCTGGACACCGGGCAGGTCGACATCAACGGCGGCCGCTTCAACCTGCTGGCGCCCTTCGGCGGCTACAAGCAGTCCGGCGTCGGCCGGGAACTGGGCCCGCACGGCCTGACCGAGTACCTCCAGACCAAGTCGCTCCAGTTCTGA
- a CDS encoding type ISP restriction/modification enzyme — protein sequence MTAKQDAPGKDAPRAAAPRPAAPRLADLMPWSVPPLRLGRSWVRGPDPAVLRARWNALVTAEDAAARERLFRPSRSRTLHSAVAQLPGQATPTGRLARASGPCPEPVRILHGPFDRQWLLPDHRLIDGARPELWRVADARQLFAVELGPVPQTPGPAVVCSALLPDGRSPAGRPGRIHPLHRRPGGAEPNVAPGLLGLLARRLDRPVGPTGLLAWIAASARHSPDGTEVPLTADADVWDTGVALGERLLWLHTYGAHPHGAGAGERPRMPGGRRPYVRSALPTRGLPASLAYDDGEEALLLGDGRISPVPPGAWDFHAGGARVLESWFEERTAAADPAQGALAALRTPAWPQEWTSELLELITVLALLAELTPQLAGLAARTADGPQLTAEDLREAGVLPVPAAARRPASVLDHQEEGPEGQFALC from the coding sequence GTGACGGCGAAGCAGGACGCGCCAGGGAAGGACGCACCGCGGGCGGCCGCGCCCCGGCCCGCCGCGCCACGGCTGGCCGATCTGATGCCGTGGTCGGTGCCGCCGCTCCGGCTGGGCCGCTCCTGGGTACGGGGGCCGGATCCGGCCGTGCTGCGCGCCCGGTGGAACGCGCTGGTGACCGCCGAGGACGCGGCCGCCCGCGAGCGGCTGTTCCGCCCGTCGCGGTCGCGGACCCTGCATTCGGCCGTGGCCCAGCTGCCGGGCCAGGCCACGCCCACCGGCCGGCTGGCCCGCGCGAGCGGCCCCTGCCCCGAGCCCGTACGGATCCTGCACGGCCCCTTCGACCGGCAGTGGCTGCTGCCCGACCACCGGCTGATCGACGGGGCGCGGCCGGAGCTGTGGCGGGTGGCGGACGCCCGGCAGCTGTTCGCGGTGGAGCTGGGGCCGGTGCCGCAGACGCCGGGGCCCGCCGTGGTGTGCTCCGCCCTCCTGCCGGACGGGCGCTCCCCGGCGGGCCGTCCGGGCCGGATCCACCCCCTGCACCGCCGCCCCGGCGGCGCCGAACCCAATGTCGCGCCCGGCCTGCTCGGCCTCCTCGCCCGCCGCCTGGACCGCCCGGTGGGCCCCACGGGCCTGCTGGCCTGGATCGCCGCGAGCGCCCGCCACTCCCCCGACGGCACCGAAGTCCCCCTCACCGCGGATGCGGACGTCTGGGACACCGGCGTCGCGCTCGGCGAGCGCCTGCTGTGGCTGCACACCTACGGGGCCCATCCGCACGGGGCGGGCGCCGGCGAACGGCCCCGGATGCCGGGCGGCCGCCGCCCCTACGTCCGCTCCGCGCTGCCCACCCGCGGCCTGCCGGCTTCCCTCGCCTACGACGACGGCGAGGAGGCCCTGCTGCTCGGCGACGGCCGGATCTCGCCGGTGCCGCCGGGCGCCTGGGACTTCCACGCGGGCGGGGCACGGGTGCTGGAGTCCTGGTTCGAGGAACGGACGGCCGCCGCGGACCCCGCGCAGGGCGCGCTGGCGGCGCTGCGCACCCCCGCCTGGCCGCAGGAGTGGACCTCGGAGCTGCTGGAACTGATCACCGTGCTGGCGCTGCTGGCCGAACTGACCCCGCAGCTCGCCGGGTTGGCGGCCCGTACGGCGGACGGCCCGCAGCTGACCGCGGAGGACCTGCGCGAGGCGGGCGTGCTTCCCGTCCCGGCCGCCGCGCGCCGCCCGGCCTCCG